The Apium graveolens cultivar Ventura chromosome 11, ASM990537v1, whole genome shotgun sequence genome has a window encoding:
- the LOC141698644 gene encoding uncharacterized protein LOC141698644, which translates to MYHPSRGGVRGGRDQFSWDDVKADKHRENYLGHSLKAPVGRWQKGKDLHWYARDKKSESLNMEAAKEEIRRIKEEEEQAMRETLGLAPKRSSRPQGNRLDKHEFSELVKRGSTAEDLGEGHAEAVQVQGFGFSRIPKSFEEAGSLKANLNAETLPPSRKHEEELEDESVRKKRKHEEKKHQKHEEKKHEKHEKREKRHTHDSVNKMKHFRDSDDGRKQKKDKEKRRHGSD; encoded by the exons ATGTATCATCCATCTCGCGGTGGCGTTCGCGGTGGCCGTGATC AATTCAGCTGGGATGATGTAAAGGCCGATAAACATCGAGAGAACTACTTGGGTCACAGTCTGAAGGCACCTGTTGGAAGATGGCAGAAAG GGAAAGATCTACACTGGTATGCTAGAGATAAAAAATCTGAGAGCTTGAATATGGAGGCTGCAAAAGAGGAAATTCGAAGGATTAAGGAAGAGGAGGAGCAGGCTATGAGGGAGACGCTGGGCTTAGCTCCCAAGCGTTCTTCACGACCTCAAGGAAATCGGCTTGATAAGCATGAATTTTCAGAACTTGTTAAAAGAGGATCTACAGCAGAAGACTTGGGAGAAGGTCATGCCGAGGCAGTGCAGGTCCAAGGTTTTGGCTTTTCCAG AATACCTAAAAGTTTTGAAGAAGCAGGATCGCTGAAAGCTAATCTGAATGCCGAGACACTCCCTCCTTCAAGAAAACACGAAGAAGAGTTGGAAGATGAAAGTGTGCGAAAGAAAAGGAAGCATGAAGAGAAGAAACACCAGAAACATGAAGAGAAGAAACACGAGAAACATGAAAAGCGTGAGAAGAGACATACCCATGATTCAGTTAACAAAATGAAGCATTTTCGTGATTCTGATGACGGGAGGAAACAGAAAAAAGACAAGGAAAAAAGACGACATGGTTCTGACTAA